The genomic stretch TCATCGAGGCACAGAATCAGAGACAGCCCCCTACTCTGAATCAAAGCTAAATTGGTGATTGATTTATCGCATTTTCCACCAAAAACTTGGAAAGGTCTTTGACCGTACAGAGCAGAGAGTCTTTTGTCTAACTCTCCGACTGGCAGTGCCTCCACCGGGACATTTTCATTCTTTCCTAAGTAACCACCTGAAGCAGTCACTCTGTGATTGTTGTCTATGCAGCAGTAAGCGGTCCAGAAATGACTGGGAACAGTAACTCTGTTATGTAGAGGAGGTCTGGTATTGTCTGGAACCACCCCAGTGACAATGTATCTGGAATTTCCCTTGCACTTGTTCTCCAGAAGAGTAGCCACATCTTTCTCTGTCTTCTTCCACTGGCCTTGGTTAAAAGATGAATTTTGTGGAGCAGCGTTGGTGAGGGTGAATGTAGCATCAGCGCAGCTCTGAGTCTCTGCATGGAAGACTGGAGCCAGGTGACCTCTATGGAAGCCTTTTATGCTGTAGTCATCATTGACAGCTTGATGTATATATTGAACTTTGCTTTCttctttttgcatttttttccctttagaAATGTCTTCAAGCTGCAACAGTAAGAAAACAGATGTGTAATCTACAGGAAAAAGGTGTTGTTACtatatttatagtttatttacatttatttctataaataaGTCATCAACAACACTGTAGAGTAATAAACTGAATTTACATTTAGCAGGTTCAAGTCCTGACGCTCCTTTTGGACCACAACATACTTGTGTTTGCTCACAACTATCCCGCCAGAACTCtaaattcaatttaatttaGAATACCTCTGCTCATCAAAAAGCTATGGATAAGTTCACAGCAAACTATAAAACGTATTTCCTCATATGTCAGGTTTGAAGGAGCTCTGAGGATGCTCTAATTGTATTAAAATAGGAGACTCTGCCACTTTAATACATGTGAAATTCTAAGtagattttttgtgtttttttggttccTAAATGCTACCAAAAgagaagatgaaaaaaaaagatttttatatCAATGAGAAAACAACGCACTGGTAAAACCCATTTAACTCACCTGGGGTTCGATATACCACTTCTCAATTCTTGTACAATGCATTAAACCTTCAAACCTGTAGGCTGAGAACACAGGGATCTTGTTGTCTGTGTCGTAAAGTGTTGCATATTCATACATGTTATTTCGAATTTGACAGATCTGTTTGTAGTTTTTTCCTGTGAATACAGTCGGAGGAGACCGAATTCCTCCTGGGTTGACAAAGAATTGGGgacatgtgtttttaaaatcatcTACGACTTCAGTGAAGCATCCAGACAGAGCCAAAAGCAGCAGAAGCACAGGACTGAGGAGGATCATGATAAAGATCAGGAGGAGGTGTGAGGAGATGAATGTGAAggattctggaaaaaaaaaaacaagtcaccGCTTTTAACAATGTACAgttccactcacacactattTACTCTCAGCTGTTCCTCTCCAAACTACCAACCAAATAGAAGCTAGGAGTTATATACTATATTTATACTGTGTACAGTTATTTCTAtaagtacaaaccggattccaaaaaagttgggacactaaacaaattgtgaataaaaactgaatgcaatgatgtggagatggcaaatgtcaatattttattggtaatagaacatagatgacagatcaaaagtttcatctgagtaaatgtaacattttgttgattCAAAACATGTAacaaatatgttgattcaaaatttcacagtgtcaacaaatcccaaaaaagttgggacaagtagcaataagtggctggaaaaaggaaattgagcatataacgaacagctggaagaccaattaacactaattaggtcaattgacaacatgattgggaataaaaagagcttctcagagtgtcagtgtctctctgaagccaagatggtaagaggatcaccaattccaccattgttgggcagaaagatagtgcagcgataccaggatggtgttacccagcgtaaaatagcaaagacttttaagttatcatcatcaaccgtgcatgacatcatcaaaagattcagagaatctggaacaaaggccgtaaaactctactggatgctcgtgatctccgggcccttaaacatcactgcacctcaaacaggaacgccactgtcaaggaaataacagaatgggctcaggaatacttctagaaagcattgtcagtgaacacaatccaccgtgccatccgccgttgccagttgaaactctacagtgcaaagaggaagccatttctaagcaagctccacaagctcagacatttgcactgggccaggggtcttttaaaatggagtgtggcaaaatagaagactgttctgtggtcagatgagtgatgatttgaagttctttatggaacactgggacgccatgtcatccggaccagagaggacaaggataacccaagttgttatcaacgctccgttcagaagcctgcatcactgatggtatggggttgcgtgagtgcttgtggcatgggcagcttgcatgtctgtaaaggcaccattaatgcagagaactatgttcaggttctagaacaacatatgctcccatctagacgtcatctcttccagggaagaccctgcatttttcaacaagatgatgccagaccacattctgcagcagtcacaacatcatggctacataggagaaggatccggggactgaaatggcagcctgcagtccagatctttcacctatagagaacatttggcgcatcataaagaggaaggcccaagacgattgaacagttagaggcctgtattagacatgaatgggagagcattcctatttctaaacttgagaaactggtctcctctgtcaccagacgtctgttgagtgttataagaagaaggggggatgccacacagtggtaaaaaatggccttgtcccaacttttttgggatttgttgacgccatgaaatttttttcccttaaaatgattcattctctcagtttaaacttttgatctgtgatttgtgttctattctgaataaaatattagatgtcggcacctccacatcattgcattcagtttttattcacaatttgtttagtgtcccaacttttttggaatccagtttgtaagTAATTACTAACAAAGTAAAGTATTAAAAGTTCATTTACATTTAGCAGGAACATTTAGATGAAGTGTGAAGgattctggaaaaaaaacaacaagtcAGAGCTTTTAACAATGTACAGTTCCACTCATACACTATTTACCCCCAGCTGTTCCTCTCCAAACTACCAACCAAATAGAAGCTAGGAGTTATATACTATATTTATACTGTGTACAGTTATTTCTATAAGTAAGTAATTACTAACAAAGTAAATTATTAAaagttcatttacatttaacagGTTCGAGTCTTGGCTCCCTCTTAGGACCTCAGTAAACTTGTGTTCACTCACACCAAGCCGCTCAGAACTCTGAACTTAATTAAAGGTCTGggggtgttttttttacaataaaagAAACATAATTCATCCAAAATATCATTGGGAATTTCTCTGCTGATCAAAAAGTCATGAATAAGTGCACAGCGAACTGTAAAACCTATTTCCTGGCTCTAAGGGCTGACATATGAGAGCTCTGAACGTGGCACAGGATACTCGATCATTTTAATGCATATCGTCACTCTCCAGTGAAAAAGACTGTATCTCCATtctttgtggatgtttagtttattacatcgtttgaacagagcagctgtccttcactttGTGTTAAAGTTTCGTCATCAATCGACCAATCGAGGtgttccaaaatgacttggaataaagtcTTTTTACATCGACTTccaatgaaatttaaaaaggaTTCTTACTgcaaagttactgttttggagatacaggtttttcattggacagtggcGATATGTACTTGTAAGTAGGCTAAATATACTTTAACTTTATCTATAAGACTATAAGGATAATTAATTAAACGATACTTAAGTATAtagattaaacattaaaaatacaagTAAACTCTAAATGGTGAATATAAAGTAAGTATACTTAAATACATTTGTGTTATTATATcactaataaacaaataaatacacacataatAAACCGAAAACACATTCGCTTACTTGTAGTTTAAAGCGCACACgtgaataaacatatttttgtaaGGGCTGTTTATATTTCAATCTGCCTCATTgatattttatgtgttttcaatatatttgaataaatcgtggttaaaatgaacaaaacaaataaataaagttgggAATAAAGACAACATTTAAGTGTAAAGTTCAAGCTTACCTCTCACAGCTGGGGTCAATACTGACGTCTGAGTGTTGGCTCCTGCCTCTCCGTCACCTCCTTAATCACCTGCTTTTATACAGACACACCATTGTCCTTCATCAGGGTTGAGTTTTAGTAAATTCAGTGTTTGGTGAGGAATTGCTGAGTGCTGCAAAACTGGGTTAGCAACTTTCTAAATGTCGAGGAAGTTGGTGAAGACACAGTTGTAAACCGCAGTTCTATGAACCCACTTTCTCCTGCAATGAGATTTAACAGTTATGAAATGAGCTGACTGTTACTCATGGACTACTGTAATGTTTCAGATGTTGTTTTCATAAATGCATTTGTGTTTTCTAGTATCAGAGGTCACTGCTAGTTTCTTTTAGCTGAGACACAAGGAACTGTTATTTCTAAAGTAAAGTTCAGCTTTTAACATGAAATGCTTTAACCAGTGTTTCCTgccagacagagacagaaggcCATGTCTTAGTTGTCACTTTATAAACTGTAATattatatttgttcattcagCCATTTTACAACACATTATTTAATGTACCCAGTTAactttcatgctttttttttttaagaaaattgtTCCTCTGCAACAGTTTTTTGTCTGTCTTTCCGTGCACCAACACTTGGATGTTTGATGGAAATGACTTTTACTGAAGACCTCCGTTACACAGACTCCCTAGTTTTAAATGAAACCTCtttttttataatgtgtttCTCCTTTCCATTGTCACCTTTGTTTTCCTCACCTAGGGGTGTTCATTTTGGTTTTGTCTTAATTCTCCATTATCCAATTATCCAATTATCCAATTCTccaagctgctttgtgacaggATGAAGTCGTAAGGTCTCTTAGCTTCACAGTCAAGAGCTGTTAATGAGAGCTGTTTCATTACTTTTTgccttttattaattaaaaattagtATGTACAAAGATTTACTCAACCACACACTGTATAATTCACTGTATAATGTACCTATATTCATTTTTAAGCTGTTTCAGTCATGCATTAACACCCTGTgacgggtaggctctggacccaccgcgcagctgaactggaaaagtggttacagacaatgaatgaatgaatgtaatgagatttaattcattaaaaaaaacatacacaaacagaaCACTTTAATTTTGGCCGTGTGCCAAAGTAATTTATTGAAATTTGCAGGTTACAGATGCAAaactaatttattattattattatttcttaaaaTCATTCTAGGAATGTGTATGACATTACATATTGTAAGTGATTATCAGCTTGCATATGGAAGAGGAAATTCAAAGCAAAACTTTTTTATATCGAAACTGTCAATACGTTTCAAACCTTGGTTGCACGGAACAGCCCTTCGTATCCCTGTACTCTGAATGACTGCAACTCAATACACTAATTCCATGCCATATTATTTTCCAACTAGGAGGTGTAATGCTAGGGAGTGGTGCTGGAAACTTTACAGTTTCCATCAAAAACTTTGAAATGTCTTCGATACAGTATAGTGAGTCTGTAATCTAGCATTTCGACTGGCAATCCTGTCACATACCTATTTCTGTTCCTTCCTAAGAAACCTCTTGAAGCAATGACTTGCAGGTTGTTGTCTAGGCAGCAGTAAGCTGTCCAGAAGTATTTGGGAATATTAactctgttatttattttggaaCCACCAGGAACTACACCAGTGACAATGTATGTTAAATTTCTAAAGCAACTTGTCCTCAGAGTTTGAGCCAcgtctttttctgttttcttccaCTGGCCTTGGTTAAAAGATGGATATTGTGGAGCGGCGTTGGTGAGGGTGAAGGTGGCATCAGTGCAGCTCTGTGAATCTGCATGGTAGACTGGAGCCAGGTGACCTTTATGGTAGCGTGATTTGTAGTAGTCAGCATTGATAGCTTGATTATTATACTGCACTGAATGTCCACGTGCCATTTTTCTGCTTCCAGTCCAGTCGTCAAGCTGAAGCAAGAAGAGGAGATATATTTAATACTTTTCAATAagtaatatgtaattacatatgtaATGCTGTAAGTATGTAATAAATAACATTGCAATTGAGTGAATTTCATTCACATTCAACAGGTTTAagtctgagggagtttttctctcactctctacttAGGCTTGTTCACCTGgggtttttcatgttttatgtctGGTAATCCTTTGAATCATTACTCTAATTCTGTAAAGCAGGTTCTTGACAACATCCGTTGTAAATTAGCGCTATTCAAATACATTTGAGAGCGGTACGGGGGTGCAGCATGTAGTCTGTGAGCTGCCGGACCGACTGTGCTACTGTCCCTGGAGCGGACGAGCGGGAGCAGAGATGCAGCAAAGAAAGAGTCCCCATGTTCTAAAGAATTCCCTATTATAAGaaagtagctaaggtttgtacaCAGTCACTGGTgctagttttttttaataactagctagaaggtctgaaaagtcgCTAAAACTAGCGAGAGGACCTTTGCTGCAGACCCTGAAATCCATAGGGATGAGTTGAATGTGATCCAGCTCCTCCCTCATTGTGTTTTCATTGGATTAGATTAAAGATGGGTCCTCACAGTACAGCATAACCCTTACCCTCTCCCTAACCTCCCATGAAGAAGGAGCTGGATGTGATCCGACTCCACCCAGTGGATTTCTGTCTCTGCAGTGATGAGTACTTCAAACTAGCGTCAAAATTTCCCACTCGTTGGGAAAACCACTCTTATTTTAAACACTCATTCTTAAAGTACCGGTACTAATTTTATGGGGTATTGTaccatttttaatgacaaagtattgAGGTACCTTTCTAGTATCGGTGTACCGTGCAACActactccagacccaccgcgaccctgaactggattaaggggttacagataatgaatgaatgaatgaaatatatttcactggATTTGATatgattgttttttaaatggcatttTACCAAATGTCCCTACGTTTCTGGAAGTGGGTTTTATAAAATACTGCATACTGCAAACATTCTTTTTAATGTATAAACACATTTGATATGTTTTCCCCCTAGTCCCTAGTAGATTCTTTTGGCTAACCTTATGATTTTAGCAGTGCATTTCTTTCCTTgtta from Hoplias malabaricus isolate fHopMal1 chromosome 2, fHopMal1.hap1, whole genome shotgun sequence encodes the following:
- the LOC136673475 gene encoding endonuclease domain-containing 1 protein-like, which codes for MILLSPVLLLLLALSGCFTEVVDDFKNTCPQFFVNPGGIRSPPTVFTGKNYKQICQIRNNMYEYATLYDTDNKIPVFSAYRFEGLMHCTRIEKWYIEPQLEDISKGKKMQKEESKVQYIHQAVNDDYSIKGFHRGHLAPVFHAETQSCADATFTLTNAAPQNSSFNQGQWKKTEKDVATLLENKCKGNSRYIVTGVVPDNTRPPLHNRVTVPSHFWTAYCCIDNNHRVTASGGYLGKNENVPVEALPVGELDKRLSALYGQRPFQVFGGKCDKSITNLALIQSRGLSLILCLDDDLFPTLFEKRKCMTLLHQERKGR